The following coding sequences lie in one Arabidopsis thaliana chromosome 3, partial sequence genomic window:
- a CDS encoding uncharacterized protein (unknown protein; Has 1 Blast hits to 1 proteins in 1 species: Archae - 0; Bacteria - 0; Metazoa - 0; Fungi - 0; Plants - 1; Viruses - 0; Other Eukaryotes - 0 (source: NCBI BLink).) has product MVLFMLSESKKKATNWEQITKKHGSVQCVKGCCCYSLIISFMKPKEKKDFVLFCLSSVVTCCRPIQIPSRQEKKGKFLCFFLLVLIR; this is encoded by the coding sequence ATGGTTTTGTTCATGTTGTCggaatctaaaaaaaaagctaCAAATTGGGaacaaattacaaagaaaCATGGGAGTGTACAATGCGTGAagggttgttgttgttattctCTCATCATCAGTTTTATGAAaccgaaagaaaaaaaggattttgttttgttttgtctgtcCTCGGTTGTCACTTGTTGTCGTCCCATCCAGATTCCGAGCAGACAAGAGAAAAAGGGcaaatttttatgtttttttttgttggttctcATCAGGTAA
- the SRF7 gene encoding STRUBBELIG-receptor family 7 (STRUBBELIG-receptor family 7 (SRF7); FUNCTIONS IN: protein serine/threonine kinase activity, protein kinase activity, ATP binding; INVOLVED IN: transmembrane receptor protein tyrosine kinase signaling pathway, protein amino acid phosphorylation; LOCATED IN: cytosol, nucleus, plasma membrane; EXPRESSED IN: 23 plant structures; EXPRESSED DURING: 13 growth stages; CONTAINS InterPro DOMAIN/s: Protein kinase, ATP binding site (InterPro:IPR017441), Protein kinase, catalytic domain (InterPro:IPR000719), Serine/threonine-protein kinase domain (InterPro:IPR002290), Leucine-rich repeat-containing N-terminal domain, type 2 (InterPro:IPR013210), Leucine-rich repeat (InterPro:IPR001611), Tyrosine-protein kinase, catalytic domain (InterPro:IPR020635), Serine/threonine-protein kinase-like domain (InterPro:IPR017442), Protein kinase-like domain (InterPro:IPR011009); BEST Arabidopsis thaliana protein match is: STRUBBELIG-receptor family 6 (TAIR:AT1G53730.1); Has 150168 Blast hits to 118851 proteins in 3450 species: Archae - 125; Bacteria - 15425; Metazoa - 44445; Fungi - 8889; Plants - 63588; Viruses - 356; Other Eukaryotes - 17340 (source: NCBI BLink).), which translates to MTENRVVLALLILCIVGFEPSFIHGATDSSDTSALNIMFSSMNSPGQLSQWTASGGDPCGQNWKGITCSGSRVTQIKLPSLGLSGSLGFMLDKLTSVTEFDMSNNNLGGDLPYQLPPNLERLNLANNQFTGSAQYSISMMAPLKYLNLAHNQLKQLAIDFTKLTSLSILDLSSNAFIGSLPNTCSSLTSAKSIYLQNNQFSGTIDILATLPLENLNIANNRFTGWIPDSLKGINLQKDGNLLNSGPAPPPPPGTPPISKSSPTPKSGNRGNRSNGDSSNSKDSSKSGLGAGGVAGIVISLIVVTAVIAFFLIKRKRSKRSSSTDIEKTDNNINQPIILASNDFHQENKSVQNPPLVETKKLDTSLSMNLRPPPSERHKSFDDDDSTMRKPIVAKKAAVVVPSNVNTYTVSDLQVATNSFSVDNLLGEGTFGRVYRAQFEDGKVLAVKKIDSSALPTDTADDFTEIVSKIAHLDHENVTKLDGYCSEHGQHLVVYEFHRNGSLHDFLHLAEEESKPLIWNPRVKIALGTARALEYLHEVCSPSIVHKNIKSANILLDSELNPHLSDSGLASFLPTANELLNQNDEGYSAPETSMSGQYSLKSDVYSFGVVMLELLTGRKPFDSTRSRSEQSLVRWATPQLHDIDALGKMVDPALKGLYPVKSLSRFADVIALCVQPEPEFRPPMSEVVQALVVLVQRANMSKRTVGVGSGSSGVNDYM; encoded by the exons CTTCGGCGTTAAACATCATGTTCAGCTCCATGAATTCTCCAGGACAGCTCTCACAATGGACAGCATCAGGAGGTGATCCTTGTGGCCAAAACTGGAAAGGCATAACTTGCTCTGGCTCTCGAGTTACACAAAT AAAGTTACCAAGTCTTGGACTTTCTGGATCACTTGGATTCATGCTTGATAAATTGACTTCTGTTACTGAGTT TGATATGAGCAACAATAACCTTGGAGGCGATTTGCCTTATCAGCTTCCTCCAAACTTGGAGCGATT GAATCTTGCTAATAACCAGTTCACTGGATCTGCTCAATATTCCATTTCTATGATGGCTCCTCTTAAGTACCT CAACCTTGCTCACAACCAGTTGAAGCAGCTAGCTATTGACTTCACAAAACtcacctctctctctatatt gGACCTCTCTTCCAATGCTTTTATAGGGTCTCTCCCAAACACTTGTAGCTCTCTTACGAGTGCAAAATCAAT TTATCTTCAGAACAATCAGTTCTCAGGCACCATTGATATTCTAGCCACCCTTCCTCTCGAAAATCT GAATATTGCAAACAATCGGTTCACAGGCTGGATCCCTGATTCTTTGAAAGGCATTAACTTGCA aaaagatgGCAATTTATTAAATTCCGGGCCTgcacctccaccacctcctgGTACACCACCGATCAGTAAATCATCACCTACTCCGAAATCCGGGAACCGTGGAAACCGTTCCAATGGTGATTCCAGCAATAGCAAAGACTCCAGCAAATCAGGGCTTGGAGCTGGTGGAGTAGCAGGAATAGTCATTTCTTTGATAGTTGTAACAGCAGTCAtagctttcttcttgatcaagagaaaaagatcaaAGCGGTCATCATCCACGGACATTGAAAAGACTGATAATAACATTAACCAACCCATTATACTAGCGTCCAATGACTTTCATCAAG AGAATAAGTCTGTACAGAATCCACCATTGGTTGAGACAAAGAAACTGGATACGTCATTGTCGATGAATCTACGTCCTCCACCATCTGAGCGACATAAGTCGTTTGATGACGATGATTCAACAATGAGAAAACCTATTGTTGCAAAGAAAGCTGCTGTTGTTGTTCCTTCAAATGTGAACACATATACGGTTTCAGATCTTCAAGTAGCTACCAACAGTTTCAGCGTAGATAATCTTCTCGGTGAAGGAACATTTGGAAGAGTATACAGAGCTCAGTTTGAAGATGGAAAg GTACTTGCTGTGAAGAAAATCGACTCATCTGCGCTTCCCACGGATACTGCTGATGATTTTACCGAAATTGTATCGAAAATAGCGCATTTGGATCACGAAAATGTCACAAAGCTTGATGGTTACTGTTCTGAACACGGGCAACACTTGGTGGTCTATGAGTTCCATAGAAACGGCTCATTGCATGACTTTTTACATCTTGCAGAAGAGGAAAGCAAACCGTTGATATGGAATCCCCGTGTCAAGATCGCTCTTGGCACTGCACGTGCATTGGA gtaCTTGCATGAAGTTTGCTCACCATCTATAGTCCACAAGAACATTAAATCAGCAAATATTTTACTTGACTCAGAGCTGAATCCACACCTCTCAGACTCAGGTCTCGCTAGCTTCCTTCCCACTGCAAACGAG CTACTAAACCAAAACGATGAAGGATACAGCGCACCAGAAACTTCAATGTCAGGCCAATACTCTTTGAAGAGCGATGTTTACAGTTTTGGAGTAGTGATGCTCGAGCTTTTAACCGGAAGAAAACCATTCGACAG CACAAGGTCAAGATCGGAACAATCATTGGTAAGATGGGCAACACCTCAGCTTCACGACATTGATGCTTTGGGCAAAATGGTTGATCCAGCTCTCAAAGGGCTATACCCGGTTAAATCCCTCTCCCGATTTGCAGATGTTATCGCCCTTTGCGTCCAG CCGGAGCCAGAGTTTAGACCACCCATGTCTGAAGTGGTGCAAGCATTGGTTGTATTGGTGCAGAGAGCTAACATGAGCAAGAGAACTGTTGGAGTCGGCTCCGGTAGCTCCGGCGTCAATGATTACATGTAA
- the SRF7 gene encoding STRUBBELIG-receptor family 7 (STRUBBELIG-receptor family 7 (SRF7); FUNCTIONS IN: protein serine/threonine kinase activity, protein kinase activity, ATP binding; INVOLVED IN: transmembrane receptor protein tyrosine kinase signaling pathway, protein amino acid phosphorylation; LOCATED IN: cytosol, nucleus, plasma membrane; EXPRESSED IN: 23 plant structures; EXPRESSED DURING: 13 growth stages; CONTAINS InterPro DOMAIN/s: Protein kinase, ATP binding site (InterPro:IPR017441), Protein kinase, catalytic domain (InterPro:IPR000719), Serine/threonine-protein kinase domain (InterPro:IPR002290), Leucine-rich repeat-containing N-terminal domain, type 2 (InterPro:IPR013210), Leucine-rich repeat (InterPro:IPR001611), Tyrosine-protein kinase, catalytic domain (InterPro:IPR020635), Serine/threonine-protein kinase-like domain (InterPro:IPR017442), Protein kinase-like domain (InterPro:IPR011009); BEST Arabidopsis thaliana protein match is: STRUBBELIG-receptor family 6 (TAIR:AT1G53730.1); Has 35333 Blast hits to 34131 proteins in 2444 species: Archae - 798; Bacteria - 22429; Metazoa - 974; Fungi - 991; Plants - 531; Viruses - 0; Other Eukaryotes - 9610 (source: NCBI BLink).) — protein sequence MTENRVVLALLILCIVGFEPSFIHGATDSSDTSALNIMFSSMNSPGQLSQWTASGGDPCGQNWKGITCSGSRVTQIKLPSLGLSGSLGFMLDKLTSVTEFDMSNNNLGGDLPYQLPPNLERLNLANNQFTGSAQYSISMMAPLKYLNLAHNQLKQLAIDFTKLTSLSILDLSSNAFIGSLPNTCSSLTSAKSIYLQNNQFSGTIDILATLPLENLNIANNRFTGWIPDSLKGINLQKDGNLLNSGPAPPPPPGTPPISKSSPTPKSGNRGNRSNGDSSNSKDSSKSGLGAGGVAGIVISLIVVTAVIAFFLIKRKRSKRSSSTDIEKTDNNINQPIILASNDFHQENKSVQNPPLVETKKLDTSLSMNLRPPPSERHKSFDDDDSTMRKPIVAKKAAVVVPSNVNTYTVSDLQVATNSFSVDNLLGEGTFGRVYRAQFEDGKVLAVKKIDSSALPTDTADDFTEIVSKIAHLDHENVTKLDEEESKPLIWNPRVKIALGTARALEYLHEVCSPSIVHKNIKSANILLDSELNPHLSDSGLASFLPTANELLNQNDEGYSAPETSMSGQYSLKSDVYSFGVVMLELLTGRKPFDSTRSRSEQSLVRWATPQLHDIDALGKMVDPALKGLYPVKSLSRFADVIALCVQPEPEFRPPMSEVVQALVVLVQRANMSKRTVGVGSGSSGVNDYM from the exons CTTCGGCGTTAAACATCATGTTCAGCTCCATGAATTCTCCAGGACAGCTCTCACAATGGACAGCATCAGGAGGTGATCCTTGTGGCCAAAACTGGAAAGGCATAACTTGCTCTGGCTCTCGAGTTACACAAAT AAAGTTACCAAGTCTTGGACTTTCTGGATCACTTGGATTCATGCTTGATAAATTGACTTCTGTTACTGAGTT TGATATGAGCAACAATAACCTTGGAGGCGATTTGCCTTATCAGCTTCCTCCAAACTTGGAGCGATT GAATCTTGCTAATAACCAGTTCACTGGATCTGCTCAATATTCCATTTCTATGATGGCTCCTCTTAAGTACCT CAACCTTGCTCACAACCAGTTGAAGCAGCTAGCTATTGACTTCACAAAACtcacctctctctctatatt gGACCTCTCTTCCAATGCTTTTATAGGGTCTCTCCCAAACACTTGTAGCTCTCTTACGAGTGCAAAATCAAT TTATCTTCAGAACAATCAGTTCTCAGGCACCATTGATATTCTAGCCACCCTTCCTCTCGAAAATCT GAATATTGCAAACAATCGGTTCACAGGCTGGATCCCTGATTCTTTGAAAGGCATTAACTTGCA aaaagatgGCAATTTATTAAATTCCGGGCCTgcacctccaccacctcctgGTACACCACCGATCAGTAAATCATCACCTACTCCGAAATCCGGGAACCGTGGAAACCGTTCCAATGGTGATTCCAGCAATAGCAAAGACTCCAGCAAATCAGGGCTTGGAGCTGGTGGAGTAGCAGGAATAGTCATTTCTTTGATAGTTGTAACAGCAGTCAtagctttcttcttgatcaagagaaaaagatcaaAGCGGTCATCATCCACGGACATTGAAAAGACTGATAATAACATTAACCAACCCATTATACTAGCGTCCAATGACTTTCATCAAG AGAATAAGTCTGTACAGAATCCACCATTGGTTGAGACAAAGAAACTGGATACGTCATTGTCGATGAATCTACGTCCTCCACCATCTGAGCGACATAAGTCGTTTGATGACGATGATTCAACAATGAGAAAACCTATTGTTGCAAAGAAAGCTGCTGTTGTTGTTCCTTCAAATGTGAACACATATACGGTTTCAGATCTTCAAGTAGCTACCAACAGTTTCAGCGTAGATAATCTTCTCGGTGAAGGAACATTTGGAAGAGTATACAGAGCTCAGTTTGAAGATGGAAAg GTACTTGCTGTGAAGAAAATCGACTCATCTGCGCTTCCCACGGATACTGCTGATGATTTTACCGAAATTGTATCGAAAATAGCGCATTTGGATCACGAAAATGTCACAAAGCTTGATG AAGAGGAAAGCAAACCGTTGATATGGAATCCCCGTGTCAAGATCGCTCTTGGCACTGCACGTGCATTGGA gtaCTTGCATGAAGTTTGCTCACCATCTATAGTCCACAAGAACATTAAATCAGCAAATATTTTACTTGACTCAGAGCTGAATCCACACCTCTCAGACTCAGGTCTCGCTAGCTTCCTTCCCACTGCAAACGAG CTACTAAACCAAAACGATGAAGGATACAGCGCACCAGAAACTTCAATGTCAGGCCAATACTCTTTGAAGAGCGATGTTTACAGTTTTGGAGTAGTGATGCTCGAGCTTTTAACCGGAAGAAAACCATTCGACAG CACAAGGTCAAGATCGGAACAATCATTGGTAAGATGGGCAACACCTCAGCTTCACGACATTGATGCTTTGGGCAAAATGGTTGATCCAGCTCTCAAAGGGCTATACCCGGTTAAATCCCTCTCCCGATTTGCAGATGTTATCGCCCTTTGCGTCCAG CCGGAGCCAGAGTTTAGACCACCCATGTCTGAAGTGGTGCAAGCATTGGTTGTATTGGTGCAGAGAGCTAACATGAGCAAGAGAACTGTTGGAGTCGGCTCCGGTAGCTCCGGCGTCAATGATTACATGTAA
- the SRF7 gene encoding STRUBBELIG-receptor family 7 (STRUBBELIG-receptor family 7 (SRF7); FUNCTIONS IN: protein serine/threonine kinase activity, protein kinase activity, ATP binding; INVOLVED IN: transmembrane receptor protein tyrosine kinase signaling pathway, protein amino acid phosphorylation; LOCATED IN: cytosol, nucleus, plasma membrane; EXPRESSED IN: 23 plant structures; EXPRESSED DURING: 13 growth stages; CONTAINS InterPro DOMAIN/s: Protein kinase, ATP binding site (InterPro:IPR017441), Protein kinase, catalytic domain (InterPro:IPR000719), Serine/threonine-protein kinase domain (InterPro:IPR002290), Leucine-rich repeat-containing N-terminal domain, type 2 (InterPro:IPR013210), Leucine-rich repeat (InterPro:IPR001611), Tyrosine-protein kinase, catalytic domain (InterPro:IPR020635), Serine/threonine-protein kinase-like domain (InterPro:IPR017442), Protein kinase-like domain (InterPro:IPR011009); BEST Arabidopsis thaliana protein match is: STRUBBELIG-receptor family 6 (TAIR:AT1G53730.1); Has 35333 Blast hits to 34131 proteins in 2444 species: Archae - 798; Bacteria - 22429; Metazoa - 974; Fungi - 991; Plants - 531; Viruses - 0; Other Eukaryotes - 9610 (source: NCBI BLink).), with amino-acid sequence MFSSMNSPGQLSQWTASGGDPCGQNWKGITCSGSRVTQIKLPSLGLSGSLGFMLDKLTSVTEFDMSNNNLGGDLPYQLPPNLERLNLANNQFTGSAQYSISMMAPLKYLNLAHNQLKQLAIDFTKLTSLSILDLSSNAFIGSLPNTCSSLTSAKSIYLQNNQFSGTIDILATLPLENLNIANNRFTGWIPDSLKGINLQKDGNLLNSGPAPPPPPGTPPISKSSPTPKSGNRGNRSNGDSSNSKDSSKSGLGAGGVAGIVISLIVVTAVIAFFLIKRKRSKRSSSTDIEKTDNNINQPIILASNDFHQENKSVQNPPLVETKKLDTSLSMNLRPPPSERHKSFDDDDSTMRKPIVAKKAAVVVPSNVNTYTVSDLQVATNSFSVDNLLGEGTFGRVYRAQFEDGKVLAVKKIDSSALPTDTADDFTEIVSKIAHLDHENVTKLDGYCSEHGQHLVVYEFHRNGSLHDFLHLAEEESKPLIWNPRVKIALGTARALEYLHEVCSPSIVHKNIKSANILLDSELNPHLSDSGLASFLPTANELLNQNDEGYSAPETSMSGQYSLKSDVYSFGVVMLELLTGRKPFDSTRSRSEQSLVRWATPQLHDIDALGKMVDPALKGLYPVKSLSRFADVIALCVQPEPEFRPPMSEVVQALVVLVQRANMSKRTVGVGSGSSGVNDYM; translated from the exons ATGTTCAGCTCCATGAATTCTCCAGGACAGCTCTCACAATGGACAGCATCAGGAGGTGATCCTTGTGGCCAAAACTGGAAAGGCATAACTTGCTCTGGCTCTCGAGTTACACAAAT AAAGTTACCAAGTCTTGGACTTTCTGGATCACTTGGATTCATGCTTGATAAATTGACTTCTGTTACTGAGTT TGATATGAGCAACAATAACCTTGGAGGCGATTTGCCTTATCAGCTTCCTCCAAACTTGGAGCGATT GAATCTTGCTAATAACCAGTTCACTGGATCTGCTCAATATTCCATTTCTATGATGGCTCCTCTTAAGTACCT CAACCTTGCTCACAACCAGTTGAAGCAGCTAGCTATTGACTTCACAAAACtcacctctctctctatatt gGACCTCTCTTCCAATGCTTTTATAGGGTCTCTCCCAAACACTTGTAGCTCTCTTACGAGTGCAAAATCAAT TTATCTTCAGAACAATCAGTTCTCAGGCACCATTGATATTCTAGCCACCCTTCCTCTCGAAAATCT GAATATTGCAAACAATCGGTTCACAGGCTGGATCCCTGATTCTTTGAAAGGCATTAACTTGCA aaaagatgGCAATTTATTAAATTCCGGGCCTgcacctccaccacctcctgGTACACCACCGATCAGTAAATCATCACCTACTCCGAAATCCGGGAACCGTGGAAACCGTTCCAATGGTGATTCCAGCAATAGCAAAGACTCCAGCAAATCAGGGCTTGGAGCTGGTGGAGTAGCAGGAATAGTCATTTCTTTGATAGTTGTAACAGCAGTCAtagctttcttcttgatcaagagaaaaagatcaaAGCGGTCATCATCCACGGACATTGAAAAGACTGATAATAACATTAACCAACCCATTATACTAGCGTCCAATGACTTTCATCAAG AGAATAAGTCTGTACAGAATCCACCATTGGTTGAGACAAAGAAACTGGATACGTCATTGTCGATGAATCTACGTCCTCCACCATCTGAGCGACATAAGTCGTTTGATGACGATGATTCAACAATGAGAAAACCTATTGTTGCAAAGAAAGCTGCTGTTGTTGTTCCTTCAAATGTGAACACATATACGGTTTCAGATCTTCAAGTAGCTACCAACAGTTTCAGCGTAGATAATCTTCTCGGTGAAGGAACATTTGGAAGAGTATACAGAGCTCAGTTTGAAGATGGAAAg GTACTTGCTGTGAAGAAAATCGACTCATCTGCGCTTCCCACGGATACTGCTGATGATTTTACCGAAATTGTATCGAAAATAGCGCATTTGGATCACGAAAATGTCACAAAGCTTGATGGTTACTGTTCTGAACACGGGCAACACTTGGTGGTCTATGAGTTCCATAGAAACGGCTCATTGCATGACTTTTTACATCTTGCAGAAGAGGAAAGCAAACCGTTGATATGGAATCCCCGTGTCAAGATCGCTCTTGGCACTGCACGTGCATTGGA gtaCTTGCATGAAGTTTGCTCACCATCTATAGTCCACAAGAACATTAAATCAGCAAATATTTTACTTGACTCAGAGCTGAATCCACACCTCTCAGACTCAGGTCTCGCTAGCTTCCTTCCCACTGCAAACGAG CTACTAAACCAAAACGATGAAGGATACAGCGCACCAGAAACTTCAATGTCAGGCCAATACTCTTTGAAGAGCGATGTTTACAGTTTTGGAGTAGTGATGCTCGAGCTTTTAACCGGAAGAAAACCATTCGACAG CACAAGGTCAAGATCGGAACAATCATTGGTAAGATGGGCAACACCTCAGCTTCACGACATTGATGCTTTGGGCAAAATGGTTGATCCAGCTCTCAAAGGGCTATACCCGGTTAAATCCCTCTCCCGATTTGCAGATGTTATCGCCCTTTGCGTCCAG CCGGAGCCAGAGTTTAGACCACCCATGTCTGAAGTGGTGCAAGCATTGGTTGTATTGGTGCAGAGAGCTAACATGAGCAAGAGAACTGTTGGAGTCGGCTCCGGTAGCTCCGGCGTCAATGATTACATGTAA